GGGCATGGCCGCCTAGCGTCCGGCCCTCACCGCGTTCGCACGGATGGCGTCGCGCACGTAGGCGGCCATGCCCGGGCGGATCCTCTCGTACGTCGCGGTGAACCGCGGGTCGGCCACGTACATCTCTCCGAGCATCGCGTGCATCTCGTGGGAGCACCGGTAGAACCACCGATCGATCTGCAGGCGCGCCAGCTCCGCCCTCTCGTAGAGACGGTAGCCCGCCGC
The sequence above is drawn from the Actinomycetota bacterium genome and encodes:
- a CDS encoding MerR family DNA-binding transcriptional regulator; amino-acid sequence: MARTIGAVAALADVSVRALHHYDEIGLLSPSGRSAAGYRLYERAELARLQIDRWFYRCSHEMHAMLGEMYVADPRFTATYERIRPGMAAYVRDAIRANAVRAGR